A single genomic interval of Pan paniscus chromosome 18, NHGRI_mPanPan1-v2.0_pri, whole genome shotgun sequence harbors:
- the LOC100987729 gene encoding large ribosomal subunit protein uL23-like, whose translation MALKAKKEAPASPKAEAKAKALKAKKAALKGVHSHIKKKTRTSLTFQRPKTLRPEYPWKSAPRRNKLGHYAVIKFPLTTESAVKRTEENNTLLFTVDVKANKHQIKQAVKRLYDGEVAEVTTLIPPDGEKKACVRLAPDYDALDVANKIGII comes from the coding sequence ATGGCGCTGAAAGCGAAGAAGGAAGCTCCTGCCTCTCCTAAAGCCGAAGCCAAAGCGAAGGCTTTAAAGGCCAAGAAGGCAGCGTTGAAAGGTGTCCACAGCCACATAAAAAAGAAGACCCGCACGTCACTCACCTTCCAGCGGCCCAAGACACTGCGACCTGAATATCCCTGGAAGAGCGCCCCCAGGAGAAACAAGCTTGGCCACTACGCTGTCATCAAGTTTCCGCTGACCACGGAGTCGGCCGTGAAGAGGACAGAAGAAAACAACACGCTTTTGTTCACTGTGGATGTTAAAGCCAACAAGCACCAGATCAAACAGGCTGTGAAGAGGCTCTATGACGGTGAGGTGGCCGAGGTCACCACCCTGATTCCGCCtgatggagagaagaaggcatGTGTTCGACTGGCTCCTGATTACGATGCGTTGGATGTTGCCAACAAAATTGGGATCATCTAA
- the MRPL28 gene encoding large ribosomal subunit protein bL28m isoform X1, translating into MAFTASQRWEEGPARQIGFRFRWALNPERLAMPLHKYPVWLWKRLQLREGICSRLPGHYLRSLEEERTPAPVHYRPHGAKFKINPKNEQRERVEDVPIPIYFPPESQRGLWGGEGWILGQIYANNDKLSKRLKKVWKPQLFERELYSEILDKKFTVTVTMRTLDLIDEAYGLDFYILKTPKEDLCSKFGMDLKRGMLLRLARQDPQLHPEDPERRAAIYDKYKEFAIPEEEAEWVGLTLEEAIEKQRLLEEKDPVPLFKIYVAELIQQLQQQALSEPAVVQKRASGQ; encoded by the exons ATGGCTTTTACAGCCAGTCAGCGGTGGGAGGAGGGCCCGGCGCGGCAGATCGGCTTCCGGTTCCGGTGGGCTCTGAACCCTGAAAG GCTCGCGATGCCTCTACACAAGTATCCCGTGTGGCTCTGGAAGCGGCTGCAGCTGCGGGAGGGCATCTGTTCCCGCCTGCCCGGCCACTACCTGCGCTCCCTGGAGGAGGAGCGGACGCCCGCTCCCGTGCACTATAGGCCTCATGGGGCCAAGTTCAAGATCAACCCCAAGAACGAGCAGCGGGAGCGTGTGGAGGACGTGCCCATTCCCATCTACTTTCCCCCCGAATCCCAGCGGGGGTTGTGGGGCGGCGAGGGCTGGATCCTGGGCCAAATATACGCCAACAACGACAAG CTCTCCAAGAGGCTGAAGAAAGTGTGGAAGCCACAGCTGTTTGAGCGAGAGCTCTACAGTGAGATCCTGGACAAGAAGTTCACAGTGACTGTGACCATGCGGACCCTGGATCTCATCGATGAGGCTTACGGGCTCGACTTTTACATCCTCAAG ACCCCGAAGGAGGACCTGTGCTCCAAGTTTGGGATGGACCTGAAGCGAGGGATGCTGCTGCGGCTTGCCCGGCAGGACCCCCAGCTGCACCCCGAGGACCCCGAGCGGCGGGCAGCCATCTACGACAAGTACAAG GAATTTGCCATcccagaggaggaggcagagtgGGTGGGCCTCACGCTGGAGGAGGCCATTGAGAAGCAGAGACTTTTGGAGGAGAAG GACCCTGTACCCCTGTTCAAGATCTATGTGGCGGAGCTGatccagcagctgcagcagcaggcACTGTCAGAGCCGGCGGTGGTGCAGAAGAGAGCCAGTGGCCAGTGA
- the PGAP6 gene encoding post-GPI attachment to proteins factor 6, with protein sequence MGRAGTGTGGEAVAAVVAGPLLLLLLLLARPPPASAGYSGKSEVGLVSEHFSQAPQRLSFYSWYGSARLFRFRVPPDAVLLRWLLQVSRESGAACTDAEITVHFRSGAPPVINPLGTSFPDDTAVQPSFQVGVPLSAAPRSNASVNVSHPAPGDWFVAAHLPPSSQKIELKGLAPTCAYVFQPELLVTRVVEISIMEPDVPLPQTLLSHPSYLKVFVPDYTRELLLELRDCVSNGSLGCPVRLTVGPVTLPSNFQKVLTCTGAPWPCRLLLPSPPWDRWLQVTAESLVGPLGTVAFSAVAALTACRPRSVTVQPLLQSSQNQSFNASSGLLSPSPDHQDLGRSGRVDRSPFCLTNYPVMREDTDVVSVHFQPLDRVSVRVCSDTPSVMRLRLNTGMDSGGSLTISLRANKTEMRNETVVVACVNAASPFLGFNTSLNCTTAFFQGYPLSLSAWSRRANLIIPYPETDNWYLSLQLMCPENAEDCEQAVVHVETTLYLVPCLNDCGPYGQCLLLRRHSYLYASCSCKAGWRGWSCTDNSTAQTVAQQRAATLLLTLSNLMFLAPIAVSVRRFFLVEASVYTYTMFFSTFYHACDQPGEAVLCILSYDTLQYCDFLGSGAAIWVTILCMARLKTVLKYVLFLLGTLVIAMSLQLDRRGMWNMLGPCLFAFVIMASMWAYRCGHRRQCYPTSWQRWAFYLLPGVSMASVGIAIYTSMMTSDNYYYTHSIWHILLAGSAALLLPPPDQPAEPWACSQKFPCHYQICKNDREELYAVT encoded by the exons ATGGGCCGGGCTGGCACCGGGACCGGGGGCGAGGCGGTGGCCGCGGTGGTGGCGgggccgctgctgctgctgctgctgctgcttgccCGGCCCCCGCCTGCCTCCGCCGGCTACAGCGGGAAGAGCG AGGTGGGGCTGGTGTCCGAGCACTTCTCGCAGGCCCCACAGAGGCTGTCCTTCTACAGCTGGTATGGCAGTGCCAGGCTCTTCCGCTTCCGCGTGCCCCCAGATGCTGTGCTTCTACGCTGGCTCCTGCAGGTCTCCCGGGAGAGCGGCGCTGCCTGCACCGACGCGGAGATCACCGT GCACTTCCGTTCCGGCGCCCCTCCGGTCATCAACCCGCTGGGCACCAGCTTCCCGGACGACACCGCGGTGCAGCCCTCCTTCCAGGTCGGGGTGCCGCTGAGCGCCGCACCGCGGAGCAATGCCTCCGTCAACGTTTCCCACCCGGCCCCCGGGGACTGGTTCGTGGCCGCCCACCTGCCCCCCTCATCCCAGAAGATCGAGTTGAAG GGCTTGGCTCCCACATGTGCGTACGTCTTCCAGCCTGAACTGCTGGTCACGCGGGTGGTCGAGATTTCCATCATGGAGCCGGACGTGCCCCTTCCTCAGACCCTCCTCTCCCATCCCAGCTACCTCAA GGTCTTTGTCCCCGATTACACGCGGGAGCTTCTGCTGGAGCTGCGGGACTGCGTGTCCAATGGGAGCCTGGGCTGCCCCGTGCGTCTCACCGTGGGCCCAGTCACCCTGCCTAGCAACTTCCAGAAGGTGCTCACCTGCACCGGTGCCCCCTGGCCCTGCCGCCTGCTGCTGCCCTCACCGCCCTGGGACCGGTGGCTGCAAGTGACAGCTGAGAGCCTGGTGGGGCCCCTCGGGACAGTGGCTTTCAGTGCTGTAGCTGCCCTCACAG CTTGCAGGCCACGGAGTGTGACCGTCCAGCCCCTTCTGCAGAGCAGCCAAAACCAGAGCTTCAACGCCTCCTCTGGTCTGCTGTCCCCGAGCCCCGACCACCAGGACCTGGGCAGGAGTGGCAGGGTGGACCGCAGCCCCTTCTGCCTCACAAACTACCCAGTCATGCGGGAGGACACGGACGTGGTGTCGGTGCACTTCCAGCCCCTGGACAGGGTCTCGGTGAGGGTGTGTTCGGACACACCCTCCGTGATGCGGCTGCGCCTGAACACTGGCATGGACAGTGGGGGTTCCCTCACCATCTCCCTGCGGGCCAACAAG ACAGAGATGCGGAACGAGACCGTCGTAGTGGCCTGCGTGAATGCTGCCTCGCCCTTCCTTGGCTTCAACACATCGCTCAACTGCACCACAG CCTTCTTCCAGGGCTACCCCTTGTCTCTGAGCGCCTGGTCTCGCAGGGCCAACCTCATCATCCCCTACCCAGAGACAGACAACTGGTACCTCTCCCTGCAGCTCATGTGCCCTGAGAATGCTGA GGACTGTGAGCAGGCTGTGGTCCACGTGGAGACCACCTTGTACCTGGTGCCCTGTTTGAACGATTGTGGACCCTATGGCCAGTGCCTCCTGCTCCGCAGACACAGCTACCTGTATGCCAGCTGCAGCTGCAAGGCAG GCTGGCGTGGGTGGAGCTGCACGGACAATAGCACAGCCCAGACGGTGGCCCAGCAGAGGGCGGCCACACTGCTGCTCACGCTCAGCAACCTCATGTTCCTGGCCCCCATCGCCGTCTCAGTGCGGCGATTCTTCCTGGTGGAGGCTTCCGTCTACACCTACACCATGTTCTTCTCCACG TTCTACCATGCCTGCGACCAGCCCGGGGAGGCGGTGCTGTGCATCCTCAGCTACGACACGCTGCAGTACTGCGACTTCTTGGGCTCCGGGGCGGCCATCTGGGTCACCATCCTGTGCATGGCACGGCTCAAGACAGTCCTGAAATAC GTGCTGTTTCTTCTGGGTACGCTGGTCATCGCCATGTCCTTGCAGCTGGACCGCAGGGGCATGTGGAACATGCTGGGGCCCTGCCTCTTTGCCTTCGTGATCATGGCCTCCATGTGG GCTTACCGCTGCGGGCACCGGCGCCAGTGCTACCCCACCTCGTGGCAGCGCTGGGCCTTCTACCTCCTGCCCGGCGTCTCCATGGCCTCTGTGGGCATCgccatctacacctccatgatgACTAGCGACAACTACTACTACACCCACAGCATCTGGCACATCCTGCTGGCCGGGAGCGCAGCCTTGCTGCTGCCGCCACCTGACCAGCCCGCCGAGCCCTGGGCCTGCTCGCAGAAATTCCCCTGCCACTATCAGATCTGCAAGAATGATCGGGAGGAACTGTACGCAGTGACGTGA
- the MRPL28 gene encoding large ribosomal subunit protein bL28m isoform X2, translated as MPLHKYPVWLWKRLQLREGICSRLPGHYLRSLEEERTPAPVHYRPHGAKFKINPKNEQRERVEDVPIPIYFPPESQRGLWGGEGWILGQIYANNDKLSKRLKKVWKPQLFERELYSEILDKKFTVTVTMRTLDLIDEAYGLDFYILKTPKEDLCSKFGMDLKRGMLLRLARQDPQLHPEDPERRAAIYDKYKEFAIPEEEAEWVGLTLEEAIEKQRLLEEKDPVPLFKIYVAELIQQLQQQALSEPAVVQKRASGQ; from the exons ATGCCTCTACACAAGTATCCCGTGTGGCTCTGGAAGCGGCTGCAGCTGCGGGAGGGCATCTGTTCCCGCCTGCCCGGCCACTACCTGCGCTCCCTGGAGGAGGAGCGGACGCCCGCTCCCGTGCACTATAGGCCTCATGGGGCCAAGTTCAAGATCAACCCCAAGAACGAGCAGCGGGAGCGTGTGGAGGACGTGCCCATTCCCATCTACTTTCCCCCCGAATCCCAGCGGGGGTTGTGGGGCGGCGAGGGCTGGATCCTGGGCCAAATATACGCCAACAACGACAAG CTCTCCAAGAGGCTGAAGAAAGTGTGGAAGCCACAGCTGTTTGAGCGAGAGCTCTACAGTGAGATCCTGGACAAGAAGTTCACAGTGACTGTGACCATGCGGACCCTGGATCTCATCGATGAGGCTTACGGGCTCGACTTTTACATCCTCAAG ACCCCGAAGGAGGACCTGTGCTCCAAGTTTGGGATGGACCTGAAGCGAGGGATGCTGCTGCGGCTTGCCCGGCAGGACCCCCAGCTGCACCCCGAGGACCCCGAGCGGCGGGCAGCCATCTACGACAAGTACAAG GAATTTGCCATcccagaggaggaggcagagtgGGTGGGCCTCACGCTGGAGGAGGCCATTGAGAAGCAGAGACTTTTGGAGGAGAAG GACCCTGTACCCCTGTTCAAGATCTATGTGGCGGAGCTGatccagcagctgcagcagcaggcACTGTCAGAGCCGGCGGTGGTGCAGAAGAGAGCCAGTGGCCAGTGA